AAGCCGCGGTGATGCCATTGTCTCGGCAATTGATGAAAAACCAAGATTAAAAAGAGGGATTCAGTCCACACTCAATGAGTTAATTTTCGAAGGATTGTCTCCCGAAAAAGCGGCCACTGAACTCGAAAACCAGATGAAGGCGAAGCGATGACTCTTTCCATGTCTTATCTCATCACTATCAACCCAGGGGCAATTCTCAACGAGCTCCTGAGCTGGTTGGCATATCTGAGTCGTGCGACTGTGGTTCTCCAACTCCTTTTAGTTGGAGTTGTGATGGTGGCAGAACAACGTGGCGCACTGCGGCGCCGCGTAGAGCACAGGCTGGTTCCTGAGTACATCCGAGTGCTGATCGGTCCCCTACTGCTTTTAATCAGTTCCAGTCTTTTCCTTTTAGTGGGCTTGCCATGGGGATTACTACGCTATTTCGGGCTCCTCTGGCTGGGATGGATGTCATTCACACCCTTAAAAACATTAATTTCACGCATCAACAAAAAGTTTCCTGTTGATGAATTAGAAAGCACATTTTTAAGACCAATCTACGTCATCGTGGCCTCAACCTCCTTCATAAGATTAATGGGGAGCACAGAGAATTTGGCACAAACTCCTGTTGCGAACCTATTTGGAGTTGAGCTCACTCTGGGAAGAATTTACCTCGCGATAATAGCCGTTTATGTAATCATGACGCTCTCCTCAAGGCCTGCAACATTTCTCGCATGGCTTAGTGGTGTGCTGTTTGGAGTCCGCCCCAGAAACAGGCGCGGCTTGGAACTCCTATTTCGCTACAGCGTGATCACCGTTGGCATCATTGGCGTGGCTTACTTCATCGGCATCGACGGAACTGCGTTCATCGCCATCGCTGGCGGATTGTCTGTTGGCATCGGCTTTGGCATTAAGGAAATCATCTCCAATTTCATCAGCAGCATCTGGTTGCTGTTTGAGGGATCAGTTCGCCCCGGAGAGATTCTGATGATCAACGGCGACCCCTGCACAGTGCGAAAACTGGGGCTTAGAGCGACACAATTACGACGCGGACGTGATGGAGCCGAACTATTGATTCCGAATCAAAACTTCTTCACGCAAGAAGCCACATCATTCACCGCAACGGAAACATCAAGACGTGATGGAGTGGTCGTTGGTGCCGCCTACGAGCACGACCCAGACATCATCGTGGAGCTATTAAAAACAATTGCAGAAAAACACAAAAAAGTTCTGGAATACCCTCCAGTCAATGCTTTTGTGATCGACTTCGCAGAGTCTTCGATTAATTACAAGGTTCTTTTCTGGGTCTCCAACCCCCTCGATGCCTTTGAAGTCGGTAGTGATATACGACGAACAATCTGGAAGCAATTTGAACAGAAAGGAATCACCATTCCATTCCCACAACGTCAGGTCTATCCAATGGAGTGGCCTCCCAGCCTGCAACAAAGCCTGCACTCAACTGGAGGCGGAGGTGTAGTGACGCAAGGCGTACAGCCAGAACTGACGGGCAGCGATGAAAAACCCCACAGCGAGGCCTAATCCAAGCCAGAGCGTGGGGGCGTTTGCCCGTCCCAGTACAACTTCAGCCGGAACAGTTGTTAGAAATGCCACCGGAATCACTATGGTAAACAGCAAATGCAAGGGGGCTGGGTAGGCCGCTACGGGATAGCGACCAGAGGCCAACACAGCCCGCAAAACCTCCGTTGCATTCCAGGTTTTCACAAACCAAATGCTGGTCGCTGCAATTAAAAACCAAAGGGAATACAGGATCAATCCACCAGCCAAGAGCATCAGCAACACCACCGCAAAGCCTCCTGGCGACAACGAAGCGCCAGCCTGTTGCCCACCCCAAATCACTAACAACAAACCAAGGACGATCTCCGGCAACCCTGCTGGCGAGATCGTTCGCAACGACAACCAAAACTGACTGTCAATTGGCTTGAGCAAGATGAAATCAAGCGTGCCTTCTCGCACATGGGTCACGATCGAAGACAGGTTGGGGCGCAACCAAGTGCTCGCCACACCATCGAGAACGGTATAAAAACCTTGAACAATCAAGGCTTCATTCCAGCTCCAGCCACCCAACGCTCGTCCTGGTCCAAAAAAGAGCGACAGCATGAATAAGCTGCCAAGCAAACTCAAGCCAACAGCTACCAGCTCAATCACAACATTGAGTTGATACTCCAGCTGCGAAGCCACGGCTGTTCCCCAGAATCGACGGAGACTTTTGAAATAACGCCCCATTCAGGCCCCCATCGCGCTGTAACGCCGAACCCCAGCGCGCCAAAGCAGAAGAACAAGCGGCAACAGCAGCACGATCCAGGTCAACTGGATTGCAAATCCAGCCAACATGTCCACAGGCTGTTCGGCTAAAACGCGCGCCGGAAAGTCAATCAGATAGGGGAATGGCGTCCATTGAGCAAATGTGCGCACAAAGGGAGGGAATGCTGTGATCGGAGCAAGAAGCCCAGACAAGAAAAGAAAGGGAATAAACAACAACCTCTCCAGAGCACTGGCCTTCTCACTCCAAAAACAAAGGGAAGCAATCAGGCTTTGCAACAGAAAAGCGATCGAGAAGGCCATCCATGTGGCCAACCAAGCCAGCACAAAGTGCCCCAAAGATGGCACCCAGAAGGCCTTGGGCTGAATCAGAAAGAAGATCGCGGTAATCACCGCAGCAAAAGGCAAGCGCGTGAGCTGCTCGCCAAGATGACTTGCCACATAACGCCAAAGCGGATGAAGTGGCTGAAGAAGATAAGGAGACAATCTGCCAGTGAGAGCATCTTCTTCAAAGGCGTAAATCATCCAAACAACAGAAAACTGCCGAACCAAAAAAGCACTTAAAAAATAACGATCAAGGCCTACACCATCCATCCCCAACACTCCGCGCGCATCACTGCCATTCCAAAGGCTGAGCATGATGAAAGGGAGCACACCAGAAAGAGCCCACAGGGCAATTTCGGCTCGATATTCCAACATATGGGCATATTCCGTGCCCAACAAAACACGAATAATTTTGCGATTGAGTCCAAAAATCCGCATTAGACGCTTCCCTGGCGAAACAAATCACCAATCAGCTGATCAATCGGGGGATCATTCACCTCCAGATCACGCACTTCAAAGCGTTCCAACAGTTGGGCCACCACAGCCGTGAGCTCATCAGGCTGCACACGCAAGTTGACCTCGCAGTCGCAGCAACTGTCGAGCCGGCCAAGGCCCGCAAACGCTTCAGCCCCAACGGGTGCAGCAAGTTCCAGACGAACATGGCGCTCAGGCGCGAGCCGACTGGCCAAGCGATCAAGCGGGCCGTCATGGAACAAATGCCCCTGATGAATCAACAACACGCGCGGACATAGGGCAGTGATATCGGCCATGTAATGGCTCGTGAGCAGCACAGTGGCACCAGTTCTTTGGTTGTAGTCCGCTAAAAACTGCCGCACCCTCGACTGCGCATTCACATCCAAGCCAAGGGTGGGCTCATCAAGAAACAACACCTCAGGTTGGTGAAGCAAGGCAGCGAGCAGCTCAGCTTTCATGCGCTGGCCCAACGACAACTTGCGAACAGGACGGGTGAGCTCCTCACCCAACTCCAATAAATCAGACAGCTCGGAGATACGGCGCTTGGCGTCCCGATCACTAATGCCATACACAGCAGCATTAACCCTCAAGGAATCCATCGGCGGCAGATCCCAAAGCAATTGCTGCTTTTGCCCCATCACCAGTGTGATCCGACGCAAAAAATCGGGATGTCGCTTTTGTGGTTGATGACCTGCAACGACCACCTGACCTGCACTGGGATAGATCAACCCACACAACATCTTCAAGGTGGTGGTTTTCCCGGCGCCATTGGCACCAAGAAATCCCACCATCTCTCCAGGGGCAATGCTGAAGCTGATGTCACGCACGGCGTGCACATCACGGTGTCGCCTGCGCATGAAGTGTTTCAAGGTTCCAGATAAACCCGGTTGCTTGTCGGCAACCCGGTAAATCTTGCTGAGGCCTTCAACCTCGATCACAACAGAACCATGAGCAACTTGTGGATGTAGGGAACGTTGTGGCGCCACGTGAATGGGAGTTTTAAAGCAGCTGCATTTGGACTGAACATAAGCAGCTGAGAAGGCAGACTGCATGAAGCAAGTCACCACGATGGCTCAATGAAAGAAGAGATCATTCAAGACGTGAATTTGATCCACTCCAACACTGGAGTCTTGATTGGAACTGTGGTCCTCATCCTGCTCTGGCTTGTCCTTGGGCTGATGGAGCGGAGAGGGCAACATCTTGGAGGAATGATCGCGAGAGCAATCCGTAAGCCATTGCTGCTAGGACTCAGCTCCTCTCTGTATTTGGGCTGGCTGGGTCGTCAAATCGCCAACAATGTGGAATGGCTTGATGGCAGCAATGCCATAAAACTCTCAGCCACCATCACAATCCTCGCCGTCATGTGGGCGCTGAGCCGATTAGGCCATGCCGTGATGGAGACCAGGCGTTTTGAGCGCTGGCTCCAGATGGACGACCCGAAAGATCGGTCGATGGCCATCAGTTTTATCGGCCGGATCTACACCATCTTGATCCTGGTGATTGGCTCTGGCGCCTTGATGCTCACCTTCGGCATTCCAGCCACTGCCCTCGCTGCTCTGGCAGGTGGTGCAGGCGTCGGCCTGGCCTTCGGAACGCAAAATATCTCCCAAAACTTTTTTTCCGGTTTCATGCTGTTCTTCAACCGTCCCTTTAAGGAGGGAGATTGGATCAGTACGGACGGAATGGAAGGAACCGTTGAAAACATCGGCTGGTATCACACACGCCTACGCACCTTTGAGCGCCGACCAATGTATATCCCCAACGCAGTCTTTGCGACCAATAGCATCATCAATCCTGGACAGATGTATAACCGCCGGATCCTGGCCAATATTGGCTTGCGATATGAAGACATCCCGGCGATGGATACGATTACCAAACAAGTGCGCGAACTCCTCAAAAGCCACAACGCCATTGACACGAATCAGATCATTCTTGTGCACTTCAATGCTTGGGAAAGCTCATCCCTCAATCTTCAGGTTTACTGTTTCACTAAAACCACAAATTGGCAGGATTACCTAGACATTCAGCAGGAAGTTTTTCTGGGGATTGCAAAAATCGTGAAAAACAATAATGCCGATTTCGCCTTCAATTGCACAACTCTCTATCCCGCGCCCAATTTAAAACCAGAGCAACTATTCCCCTCCAATTGATACTCACTTTTCATCCCAAATCCGCCAACCGTCTGCGTGCCAGGTCAGCCTGAGCCTCCGCTTCAGCAAGCTTTGCCTTGCATTCAGCCACCACCTCTTGCGGAGCCTTGTCCGCAAAGTTGGGATTGCTGAGGCGTCCTGCTAGCCCCTTGATCTCCTTCTCTGCTTTGGCGATGTCTTTTTCAAGACGACCCTGAAGCGCTTCCAGATCCACAAGGCCTTCAATGGGCAGCAACACCTGCAACTCACCGCTGATGCCAGCGAGTGCTTTCGCAACAGGTGCAGCCTCGGCCTGAGCCTGCGTCATCAACTCCACCGATTCCGCTCGCGTGAGCGCGGTGATATCAGGAGTCCCTTGCTCCAACACTGCCATCAGCTCTGGGCGGCTCGTCACGAAACGAACGGGCACCGATTGGGATGGCTTTAAGCCCGCCACAGCTCGCAAATTACGAACCACTCGGATCGCAGCGATCAACTCGGAAAAAGACGCTTCCAAGCCATCATCCAAAGCAACCTCGTCCACAGCCGGCCAAGGCTGAAGCGCTAACAACGTGATGTCGGGCTCAGCCGTCACGCTGTGCCATAGCTCTTCAGTGAGATGGGGCATCAACGGATGCAACATCACATGCATTTGGCTGATCACCTTGGCCAGCACTTGTTTGGCCGTGTGCTGATCCGCCAACGCTGCAGCGCTGGGCTCCTCGCCTGGATTTAGGCGTCGCTTGCTCAGTTCCAAGTACCAATCGCAAACATCGTTCCAAGCGAATTCATACAAACCTTTTGCAGCTTCACCAAGGGCGTAACTGCTGTATCGCGCTGCCGTTTCCCGGTTCACGCGCGCCAACCGCGACAAAATCCAGCGGTCGGCAAGCTGCAACGCTGAAACCTCTGGCTCCCCCAGCTCTGCTGGTATGGCCCCACCCAGATTCATCAAGGCGAACCGGGTGGCATTCCAGAGTTTGTTCGCGAAGTTACGGGAGGCCTCAACCGTGGCGGAGGTGTCCTTCTTGCGGTCGTAGTCCAGGCGGATGTCCTGACCCGCACCCGCCACCTCCCGCACCAAGGCGAAACGCAGGGCATCGGTGCCATAGCGCTCAATCAACAAAAGCGGATCGATCCCGTTGCCGGCGCTTTTGCTCATCTTGCGGTTCTGCTCGTCCCGCACCAGGCCGTGGATATAAACGTCCTTGAAAGGCATCTCACCGGTGAAGGCGCCGGCCATCATCGTCATCCTGGCCACCCAGAAAAAGATGATGTCGAAACCCGTGATCAGGGTGCTGGTGGGGTACCAACGCTGAAAATCAGGTGCATTCTCATCAGGCCAACCCAGGGTTGAAAACGGCCACAACCCACTGGAAAACCAGGTGTCGAGCACGTCTTCGTCCTGCTCAATGCGGGCCTCAGCTCCAAACTTTTCTTTGGCTTGGGCTAGCGCATCGGCTTCATTCCGAGCCACCACATAAGGAGTGGTGTCGGTGTAGTTGCCGCCGGTTTCACTAATCACAAACCAGGCGGGGATGCGATGGCCCCACCACAACTGACGGCTGATGCACCAGTCGCGAATATCCGTGAGCCAGTCGCGATAGACCTTTTCCCAGCGCTCAGGAATAAAGCGAGGGTCCTGTTTCTCGAGTGCTTCTCGACAGCGAGCTGCGAGAGGCTCGGTGTTCACAAACCACTGGGTAGAGAGCAGGGGCTCCACTGGCACCTTGCCCCGGTCGGAGTGGGGAACGCTGTGCCGATAGTCCTCCACCTTGACCAACAAACCCTCCTCGTCGAGGGCTGCCACCACAGCCTGACGCGCCTCAAAGCGATCCATGCCTTCGAAGCGGCCGGCTTCGGCATTCATCGTGCCGTTCTTGCGCATCACCGTGATCTGAGCCAAACCGTGACGCTGCCCAATCGCAAAGTCATTGGGGTCATGGGCCGGTGTGACCTTGACGCAGCCAGTGCCGAACTCTTTCTCCACGTGATCGTCGGAAACGATCGGGATCTGACGGCCCGTAAAAGGAAGGTCAAGGGTCTGACCGACGAGATGGGCATAGCGCTCATCGCTGGGGTTCACTGCTACTGCCGTATCACCGAGCATGGTTTCTGGCCGCGTCGTGGCCACCTCGAGATGGCCATCCCCACTGCTGAGCGGGTAGCGAAAATGCCAGAGATGGCCATCCACCTCTTTCATCTCCACCTCCAGGTCACTCACCGCGGAGCCCGAGGCAGGACACCAATTCACCAGGTATTCACCGCGGTAGATCAAGCCCTGCTCATGGAGACGAACGAAGGCCTCTTTCACCGCCTCGCTAAGACCTTCATCCAACGTGAAGCGTTGTCGCTTCCAGTCGACGGAATACCCCAACCGGCGCAACTGGTCGACAATGCGACCACCACTTTCTGCTTTCCACTGCCAGGCCCGCTCCAAGAAGGCCTCACGGCCAAGGTCATGGCGCGTCTTGCCCTCTTCCTTCAGCTGCTTCTCAAGGATCGTCTGCACTGCGATCGAAGCGTGATCCGTGCCCGGCAGACAAAGCACATTTTTGCCCGCCAACCGTTGATAGCGCACGATCGTATCGATCAGAGCCGTATTAAAGGCATGCCCCATATGCAGGCTGCCGGTGACATTGGGCGGCGGGATCACGACCGCAAACGGTTCACCCTCAGCCTCAGGATCCGGATGAAAGGCTCCCTCGTCCTCCCAAGCCTTCTGCCATCTGGCTTCTGTACCAACCGGGTCATAGGTCTTGGCCAGATCCGACACGGGTAGAGCCCATACAAGCCATTCATGGTCGCAAAAGACGTTTTCGAGCGGCTTGACAGCGATGATCAAACAGCGTCAATGCCAAAGATCCATGGGCTCCACTTCCAACGATCTCAGCACTGCCATCCAGCAGATGCTTGAAACTGTGGCCCAGAACGATGAGCTCAAGAGGGGCTTGCGGATGGCCACCACAGCGGCTGCCGTTAGCGAGGTGGCAGCAAAGGCAGGGTTTGAGATCGCCCCTGGTGCACTCGTGAAGCATTACGCCCAACGCCTGCTCGAGGCGTCCGATGCAACCGCAGTCCACAATTTCGATCTCTGCAGCTGGGATGCCGGAGAGCTTCTATGGGCGATGAACAATTGGCGTGTTCAGGACTGAGCAAGCCGCTTGAGGTACTCCTTCTGAGCCCCAGCATTAATCCAACCTGTTGCAATCGTCTTGCTCAAATCTGGATTCACACGCCCCCGATGAATGTGGGATGGGCCTGCTGGGAATATCACTAATTTGCCGCGTTCGGCAGGTTCGTGATGGTTTTGCCAATGGAATTCCGTACCGGCCTCTTCCACGGTGTCGCAATAAAGAATCCAAGCCAAGACACGATGCACTGGCTCAGTCGCTTCATCGCTGATGGTCCAATCGCAATGCCACTGCTTAAAACCTTCTCCAGGCGCATAGCGCTGCAGGTTGAAGATGGGCATCACAAACAACTCCTGATCCGGGCAAACCGAACGGAACAGAGGTCTTTCGTCTAGGTAGCGCTCTAATCCAGCGGCCACGCCGCGCGAGATCACCTCAGATAATCCAAAGGCATCTGGATCACTGCGATCAATCGCAACCAAACTGATATCCGTAGACACCTTGGCCGGTTCGTCTGCACCGCCTGGCCCAAAGGCCACCCCAGCCCGCTGAAGATCCGTGCGCCGATCAAAAAAGGCCATGGCACCATCAGCCACCGCTTCAAAACCAGCGTTGCGATACCGAGCGATTAAGTCTGTAGACATCAGGATTCAGGACGTTTCCAGGGAATCGCAACAACACCATCGAGAGCTTGCCACTCGCTGCGATCGGCACTCACAAGCTCCAACAAATCAACCCGCTTTAAGGCACGGGTCAAACACTCGGGAGCCAAAACTGAAGGATCTTGTGGAGCCTGAGACAGCAACAGCACCTGAGAATCCGCTGGATCCGCCAAAACATGGAGCTCAAGATCACCCAGCTCTCGCTCAAAAAATGTGCGGCGCATCCGAGTGGTAATCCGTTCACCAAGGGCCTGAGCGAAATGCTCAAAACTCTCCTTATCCGTGGATAGTCCGCAATTCAGCGCAAGCCAGATCATTAATTTGACCCAGCTATCCACAGTCCAAAGCGGTTGAAAACTGAGGCGGTGCTGTCGAATCAGCTCCAAAAGAGCAAAGTCCACAAGGGTTCCCTGCAGTTGATCAGGATCCGGAAGGCTCATACCGAACATCTGCTGCAAGACATCTTCCCCCCTGGAGGTCAAACTGGTAACGCCAACGACCGGCTCGGACCATGACCCTGGATCTCAACGATCCCGAACTCGAATTCTCGGATCTGGTTTACGCCTATCAGAGCTGGGTGATGGCCGTCATCAATGACGAGAAGCTCGAAGGCGATGACCAGCTCCTGACAGACGAGATCGCCGAAGACGCCCTCAACGCCATGAGATTCCTCCCAGGCGAAGTAACGAGCGCGATCGAAACGTCCCTTGCCCGTGTCTACGACGTGGATGCCGACGAACTAGCGGACTTGCTGTTCCCCGAAGACTGATTCCAACAGCGAGACTGGACGCTCTCTGACGCCTGCTCCATGGGCTGGACCCTGAAGGACATCCCAGACCAAACTGGACGCGTGGCCCTCGTCACCGGGGCCAACAGCGGCCTGGGCTTAGAAACCACGCGTGCGCTTTTGCAAAAAGGTGCCACCGTGCTCATGGCATGCCGCAGCCAACGCAAAAGCGAAGCGGCACGCCGTGACTTGCTGGATCTCGGCAGAACGGGCGTTGACCTGTTGGATCTTGATTTATCCGATCTCAACATTGTTGAACGTTGCGCCAACGTTGTCCAAGAGCGATACGGACGCCTGGACCTGTTGATCAACAACGCGGGCCTGATGGCACCGCCAAGACGGTTGAGCGTCCAAGGCTTCGAGATGCAGTTTGCTGTGAACCATCTTGGGCACATGGCTCTCACCCAAAGGCTTCTTCCCCTGATGGAAGGCCGCTCTGATGCGCGTGTGGTCACGGTGACCTCTGGCGCTCAATATTTCGGCAAAATGCAGTGGTCAGATCTGCAAGGTGAGCAGCGCTACGACCGATGGAGTGCCTACGGCCAAAGCAAATTGGCCAATGTGATGTTTGCGCTCGAGCTCAACCAGCGGCTTCAGCAGCAAAACAGCACCGTGATCTCTCTCGCCGCCCATCCAGGCCTGGCCCGTACCAATCTTCAACCAGTCTCCATTGCCGCGACCGGTGCCTGGCAAGAGTCCCTGGCCTACCGGCTCATGGATCCCTTATTCCAAAGTGCCGCGATGGGCGCACTGCCCCAATTGCATGCAGCAACAGCAAGCAACGCTAAGGGTGGAGAGCATTTCGGTCCAGGTGGGTTTGCCTCCATGCGTGGAATGCCAACACGTCAGCCTGTGGCCCGTACGGCCAGAGACCCCCAACAACGCGAGCGTCTTTGGACGACCAGCGAAGACATGATTCAATCCACAATGAGCAAGGTCTGAATCACCATGAAGACCCAGCCGTCCGCAAGCCGAAATCGACAACAACGCCTGCTCGAAGCCTTGCGTAGCTCTGGCGACGAAATGAGTGGGCAACAGCTTCATCGTCTCTTAGAGAACGGGGCTAGCGCCATGGGACTCGCCACGGTGTACAGGAACCTCAGGCAACTGCAGCAACAGGGTCTTGTGCGCTGCCGGCATTTACCCACCGGGGAGGCCCTTTATGCCCCGATTGAACAGGACCGTCATCACCTCACCTGCGTGGACTGTGGAAGGACCCAAACATTGGATCGTTGCCCGATTCACGGACTCTCCATCTCAACCGAAGAACAGTCTGGCTTCAAAATGTTGTTCCACACCTTGGAATTCTTCGGCATTTGCTCTGAGTGCCAACACAATCAGCCTTAATCAGCCTGCACACACGGATCAACTTCCACTGCAGCGGTTGACGGCAAAGGCCCGTTTCTGAGCAAAACTACCTTTGGCTTCCTGAATGACTTCATCCACACAATGGTCAAAATATCGAGCCTGATTTGCAATCGGAGCAATTTGGACCGAGAAATAAATCACAGAAAATGTAGCCAGCACTGGATATAGATGGGCATTAATCAGATCGCGTGCTTTTGACATGGACTGCTCCCCAAGGATCAAGCTTGATCATGACCAATCTGCAGCCAAAAGAAACCATCCAACAAGAAATCGTTTCATTCCTTACGGAACAAAAATGAATGACATCTGAGCGAATCCATGTCCGCAAATCGCATTTC
This portion of the Synechococcus sp. ROS8604 genome encodes:
- a CDS encoding ABC-2 family transporter protein yields the protein MRIFGLNRKIIRVLLGTEYAHMLEYRAEIALWALSGVLPFIMLSLWNGSDARGVLGMDGVGLDRYFLSAFLVRQFSVVWMIYAFEEDALTGRLSPYLLQPLHPLWRYVASHLGEQLTRLPFAAVITAIFFLIQPKAFWVPSLGHFVLAWLATWMAFSIAFLLQSLIASLCFWSEKASALERLLFIPFLFLSGLLAPITAFPPFVRTFAQWTPFPYLIDFPARVLAEQPVDMLAGFAIQLTWIVLLLPLVLLLWRAGVRRYSAMGA
- a CDS encoding oxidoreductase — encoded protein: MGWTLKDIPDQTGRVALVTGANSGLGLETTRALLQKGATVLMACRSQRKSEAARRDLLDLGRTGVDLLDLDLSDLNIVERCANVVQERYGRLDLLINNAGLMAPPRRLSVQGFEMQFAVNHLGHMALTQRLLPLMEGRSDARVVTVTSGAQYFGKMQWSDLQGEQRYDRWSAYGQSKLANVMFALELNQRLQQQNSTVISLAAHPGLARTNLQPVSIAATGAWQESLAYRLMDPLFQSAAMGALPQLHAATASNAKGGEHFGPGGFASMRGMPTRQPVARTARDPQQRERLWTTSEDMIQSTMSKV
- a CDS encoding mechanosensitive ion channel family protein, which translates into the protein MTLSMSYLITINPGAILNELLSWLAYLSRATVVLQLLLVGVVMVAEQRGALRRRVEHRLVPEYIRVLIGPLLLLISSSLFLLVGLPWGLLRYFGLLWLGWMSFTPLKTLISRINKKFPVDELESTFLRPIYVIVASTSFIRLMGSTENLAQTPVANLFGVELTLGRIYLAIIAVYVIMTLSSRPATFLAWLSGVLFGVRPRNRRGLELLFRYSVITVGIIGVAYFIGIDGTAFIAIAGGLSVGIGFGIKEIISNFISSIWLLFEGSVRPGEILMINGDPCTVRKLGLRATQLRRGRDGAELLIPNQNFFTQEATSFTATETSRRDGVVVGAAYEHDPDIIVELLKTIAEKHKKVLEYPPVNAFVIDFAESSINYKVLFWVSNPLDAFEVGSDIRRTIWKQFEQKGITIPFPQRQVYPMEWPPSLQQSLHSTGGGGVVTQGVQPELTGSDEKPHSEA
- a CDS encoding protein phosphatase, with protein sequence MFGMSLPDPDQLQGTLVDFALLELIRQHRLSFQPLWTVDSWVKLMIWLALNCGLSTDKESFEHFAQALGERITTRMRRTFFERELGDLELHVLADPADSQVLLLSQAPQDPSVLAPECLTRALKRVDLLELVSADRSEWQALDGVVAIPWKRPES
- a CDS encoding ATP-binding cassette domain-containing protein produces the protein MIEVEGLSKIYRVADKQPGLSGTLKHFMRRRHRDVHAVRDISFSIAPGEMVGFLGANGAGKTTTLKMLCGLIYPSAGQVVVAGHQPQKRHPDFLRRITLVMGQKQQLLWDLPPMDSLRVNAAVYGISDRDAKRRISELSDLLELGEELTRPVRKLSLGQRMKAELLAALLHQPEVLFLDEPTLGLDVNAQSRVRQFLADYNQRTGATVLLTSHYMADITALCPRVLLIHQGHLFHDGPLDRLASRLAPERHVRLELAAPVGAEAFAGLGRLDSCCDCEVNLRVQPDELTAVVAQLLERFEVRDLEVNDPPIDQLIGDLFRQGSV
- a CDS encoding valine--tRNA ligase, which translates into the protein MSDLAKTYDPVGTEARWQKAWEDEGAFHPDPEAEGEPFAVVIPPPNVTGSLHMGHAFNTALIDTIVRYQRLAGKNVLCLPGTDHASIAVQTILEKQLKEEGKTRHDLGREAFLERAWQWKAESGGRIVDQLRRLGYSVDWKRQRFTLDEGLSEAVKEAFVRLHEQGLIYRGEYLVNWCPASGSAVSDLEVEMKEVDGHLWHFRYPLSSGDGHLEVATTRPETMLGDTAVAVNPSDERYAHLVGQTLDLPFTGRQIPIVSDDHVEKEFGTGCVKVTPAHDPNDFAIGQRHGLAQITVMRKNGTMNAEAGRFEGMDRFEARQAVVAALDEEGLLVKVEDYRHSVPHSDRGKVPVEPLLSTQWFVNTEPLAARCREALEKQDPRFIPERWEKVYRDWLTDIRDWCISRQLWWGHRIPAWFVISETGGNYTDTTPYVVARNEADALAQAKEKFGAEARIEQDEDVLDTWFSSGLWPFSTLGWPDENAPDFQRWYPTSTLITGFDIIFFWVARMTMMAGAFTGEMPFKDVYIHGLVRDEQNRKMSKSAGNGIDPLLLIERYGTDALRFALVREVAGAGQDIRLDYDRKKDTSATVEASRNFANKLWNATRFALMNLGGAIPAELGEPEVSALQLADRWILSRLARVNRETAARYSSYALGEAAKGLYEFAWNDVCDWYLELSKRRLNPGEEPSAAALADQHTAKQVLAKVISQMHVMLHPLMPHLTEELWHSVTAEPDITLLALQPWPAVDEVALDDGLEASFSELIAAIRVVRNLRAVAGLKPSQSVPVRFVTSRPELMAVLEQGTPDITALTRAESVELMTQAQAEAAPVAKALAGISGELQVLLPIEGLVDLEALQGRLEKDIAKAEKEIKGLAGRLSNPNFADKAPQEVVAECKAKLAEAEAQADLARRRLADLG
- a CDS encoding mechanosensitive ion channel family protein codes for the protein MKEEIIQDVNLIHSNTGVLIGTVVLILLWLVLGLMERRGQHLGGMIARAIRKPLLLGLSSSLYLGWLGRQIANNVEWLDGSNAIKLSATITILAVMWALSRLGHAVMETRRFERWLQMDDPKDRSMAISFIGRIYTILILVIGSGALMLTFGIPATALAALAGGAGVGLAFGTQNISQNFFSGFMLFFNRPFKEGDWISTDGMEGTVENIGWYHTRLRTFERRPMYIPNAVFATNSIINPGQMYNRRILANIGLRYEDIPAMDTITKQVRELLKSHNAIDTNQIILVHFNAWESSSLNLQVYCFTKTTNWQDYLDIQQEVFLGIAKIVKNNNADFAFNCTTLYPAPNLKPEQLFPSN
- a CDS encoding ABC transporter permease → MGRYFKSLRRFWGTAVASQLEYQLNVVIELVAVGLSLLGSLFMLSLFFGPGRALGGWSWNEALIVQGFYTVLDGVASTWLRPNLSSIVTHVREGTLDFILLKPIDSQFWLSLRTISPAGLPEIVLGLLLVIWGGQQAGASLSPGGFAVVLLMLLAGGLILYSLWFLIAATSIWFVKTWNATEVLRAVLASGRYPVAAYPAPLHLLFTIVIPVAFLTTVPAEVVLGRANAPTLWLGLGLAVGFFIAARQFWLYALRHYTSASS
- a CDS encoding 2OG-Fe(II) oxygenase gives rise to the protein MSTDLIARYRNAGFEAVADGAMAFFDRRTDLQRAGVAFGPGGADEPAKVSTDISLVAIDRSDPDAFGLSEVISRGVAAGLERYLDERPLFRSVCPDQELFVMPIFNLQRYAPGEGFKQWHCDWTISDEATEPVHRVLAWILYCDTVEEAGTEFHWQNHHEPAERGKLVIFPAGPSHIHRGRVNPDLSKTIATGWINAGAQKEYLKRLAQS
- a CDS encoding Fur family transcriptional regulator; the protein is MKTQPSASRNRQQRLLEALRSSGDEMSGQQLHRLLENGASAMGLATVYRNLRQLQQQGLVRCRHLPTGEALYAPIEQDRHHLTCVDCGRTQTLDRCPIHGLSISTEEQSGFKMLFHTLEFFGICSECQHNQP